Proteins from one Cryptomeria japonica chromosome 4, Sugi_1.0, whole genome shotgun sequence genomic window:
- the LOC131064532 gene encoding syntaxin-32-like yields MISTGSPGFIADCERSISSARRSDSDTVALCCSSAPVEACCGLIDLSSGVEFNFFYLLGFQTNVFQPQDTQMHSRATALQNVESTISELGNIFTQLATMVAQQGELAIRIDDNMDDTLSNVEGAQGALLKHSSRISSNRWLIVKIFFVIIIFIVIFIVFVA; encoded by the exons ATGATCTCCACAGGCTCTCCTGGATTTATTGCAGATTGTGAGCGTAG TATTAGTTCAGCAAGAAGATCAGATTCAGACACAGTGGCACTTTGTTGCTCAAGTGCACCTGTTGAAGCATGTTGTGGGCTAATTGATTTGTCTTCTGGAGTAGAGTTTAACTTCTTTTATTTGCTAGG ATTTCAGACAAATGTTTTTCAACCGCAGGATACACAGATGCATTCTAGGGCAACAGCTCTCCAAAATGTTGAATCCACAATTTCAGAACTTGGAAATATTTTTACTCAGCTAGCAACAATGGTTGCTCAACAAGGAGAGTTGGCGATCAG GATAGATGATAATATGGATGATACACTGTCCAATGTGGAAGGAGCACAAGGTGCTCTTTTAAAACACTCGAGTCGGATATCTTCGAATAGGTGGCTTATTGTTAAGATATTTTTTGTTATTATCATTTTCATAGTGATATTTATTGTTTTCGTGGCCTAA